The DNA sequence ACACGCTGCGGCGCCCGCATGTTTAATAGTTGAAGGCCGATAAGCCGGGCATGCGCGCGATGCGCAGCAATACCGGCAGTTTTGACAGGGGAGTTAAAGGCGGCACGCCGGAAACACGATGAAATCGACCATGATTCGCTATGCGCTGCCGCTGCTCGCGAGCGCGCTGCTGGCCGGATGTGCGGCCGCCCCGTTGCTCGGCTCGGCCGCGAGCGCCGTGATGCAGGCCGCCGGCATCGGCAAGCCCGAGCTCCCGGATTCGCAGAAGCCGCCGCGCAACATCGGGCTTACGCTCGCGGCGGCGTCGAACCTGAACGCCGCGAACGATCGCAAGCCGCTCGCATTGGTGGTGAGACTCTACTCGCTGAAGGACCCGACTTCGTTCCAGCAGGCGCCGTTCGACGCGTTCACCGATCCGACCAAGGAAAAGGCCGCGCTCGGCGCCGATCTGCTGAACGTGCGCGAGATCACGCTGATTCCGGGCCAGCGCTATACGGCGACCGAAAAGGTGTCGCGCGAAGCGCAGGCATTCGGCATCGTCGCACTGTTCCGCGATCCGGCCATCCAGCGCTGGAAACTGACGTTCGACCCGGCAAAGTCGGAGAAATCCGGCATAATCATCGGCCTGCATAATTGCGCGATGACGGTCACCGATGGCACCGTGATCGCACCGCAACAGGGTGCGCCTTCGCAACCGCTGAATTTGCTTTCGTCGGTCACCTGCGGATAAGCATGACGCACGAATGTCAATTAACAAGAGTTAACAAATTGGCGATTAATTCGGGCACGACCAAATCGATTAGATCGCAACGCTACATTAACCGGATTTGACATGAGTTATTCGGCCAAGGTGCTGTGGGGGGAAGGGCTGTTCCTCCGGCCTCAACACTTTCAACGGCAGGACGCCTATCACGAGGCGCGCCTGTTCGAATCGATCCAGGCGATCCAGCCGTACAACTGGGGCTTGCGCTCGGTGCGCATCGATCGCGATGCGCTCGGCAGCAACGTGCTGCGCGTGGCCGAGCTCGCGCTCGTGTTCCCGGACGGCGCGCTGTATGCCGCGCCGCAGGCCGACGACCTGCCGCCGCCGATCGCGCTCGACACGCTGCCCGACGGCATCAACGAATTCGTGTTCTACCTCGCGCTGCATCCGCTGCGCGAGAACGGCACCAACTACAGCGACGATCCGGCGTCCGGCTTCACGACGCGTTTCGTCAGCGAGCAGACGAGCGTCGCCGACAACTTCACCGACGCGGCCGAAGCCGACATCACGTTCCTGAAGACGCAGGTGAAGCTGATCGCGCACAGCGAGCCGCGCGACCAGTTGCTGTCGGTGCCGCTCGTGCGCGTGCGGCGCACGGCGACGTCCGGCTTCGAGCTCGACGACAGCTTCGTGCCGCCG is a window from the Burkholderia vietnamiensis LMG 10929 genome containing:
- the tssJ gene encoding type VI secretion system lipoprotein TssJ, producing MIRYALPLLASALLAGCAAAPLLGSAASAVMQAAGIGKPELPDSQKPPRNIGLTLAAASNLNAANDRKPLALVVRLYSLKDPTSFQQAPFDAFTDPTKEKAALGADLLNVREITLIPGQRYTATEKVSREAQAFGIVALFRDPAIQRWKLTFDPAKSEKSGIIIGLHNCAMTVTDGTVIAPQQGAPSQPLNLLSSVTCG